DNA from Delphinus delphis chromosome 8, mDelDel1.2, whole genome shotgun sequence:
CTGATAGCCACATAAACCATCAAACACAAAACAAGGGAATAAAAGGGCCTCGTGGCACCCGGGCAATTAAAGGGCTCCTCAGGCAAGGCACGCTGTCTtcctgcccagcccaggcccctccctgccttcctggagccAGGGCTCGGCATCGGGAGGCCttggggaagggggtggcaggggagactcagccaagatggatgaGGGCCGCAGACGGGGGAAGAGAAAGGCCTTGGGTCCCTGCCTCCCAAATGTTTCTTGGTTATCCATCAGGCATCTCTGAAAGGTGTAATTTAGACTCTATTATGATGCCAGGGCATCTGGAGGCTGAGGGCTATGGCCATGAGCTGAGCGGGCACCGGGGACTGATGTTCATGCCAGAGAAGGCGGTCTGGCCTCGCCTTTGGCCTTAACAAGTCTGCCCCCGGCTCAGGGCACTGCTCCGGAATCTGTGAGCCCAGGGGCCAACAGCATTCCTTGCGCCAGGACTCAGAGGAGGGTGTGCGTCCTCTGGCCAGATGCTGGGGGCCTGGGCAAAGGTGCTCCTAGGCTCAGACCTGACCCCTGAGACCGAGGCAAGGTGGCCTTGAGAAGACCTGAGCCTTCCTGtccccagcacctgccctggccctgcctctttGCTCATAAGCATTTTGAGACAGGACCTCCAGGCTCCATAACCTTCATGGCTCTGGCTTTGtgcagaggaagggacagatGTGCAGCTGGAAACCTGGGCTGGCTGTGACCTTGAATGGgcccctcacctctctgagcttcaggctgctcagctgtaaaatgggaccgAGGACCTGTGTGCATGTGACGGGTGGGTGCAGATACAAACATGTGCCTGTGAGGGCGCTGGGCAGGGCCTGGCCAGAGGGTTGCCCCTTATGCCTGGGTTTATCCCTGTCCAAACCCACTGAGAGCCGGGAACACATGTGAGGGAAGCAAAGACCAACTCCAAGTCCCAAGGGGCAGGGGTGTGAGTGGGGTCATGACCCATAGACTAGGGACAACCTCCAAAGAAGCATCAGGAGTAAGTAGGTAAATGTCCTCAGGCCCTCAGGCCAGCTGCGGCGGCTGGGAGGGGGCTTGAGCTGGCTTCGGAGGCCCAGAGTGTTGGTCACAGTCTCCCCAGTCCCCCTTCCTCCCAGCTTCCCTCGGGACCTCATCCCCCTCCGGCTCCTTGCGCAGACCCCGTgcacccttccccctcaccctcACTTGCTTCCAGCCAGGTGTCCTCGGCTGGCCCTCCACCTGCCTTCGGTCCACCTCATGGATAAAGCTTCATTCCGCTAACAGGCCCTGAGCAGAGTTAGTGTGTTAGCCACGGGCAAAGCCTGAACTCCCTCCAGAAGGCCTTGGAGCTGCCGGCAGCCTGGGCAAAggcccctgtaatgcaaatgggGCAAGAGTTGAGGGGTCGGCAGGGAGCAGGGCAGAGGCATTCGCGCCTTGCCTGGCACCTCAGCCGCCTCCCTTCTGTCCTTGGGTGGTCACTGATGGCAAGCCACAccaggcctacacaacccacagtccctgccctcaagcacCCGAAATTTAGTCAGGGACCTTAAGACACTAGTCGCTAAATAGTGCAACCTTCAGCCCACAGAGATGGGCCCGAGGTGCAGCACCACAAGCCTAGTGGTCAAGATCCTGGCTCAGGTTTCTCTTCACCACTTATCAAGTGTCTCGAGCAAGTTAACCCCTCCgagcttcagttttttcatctgttaaatgggaataataagggCACTGACCTAACATTTGCTGGAAGGATTAAATGgcttaaatattcataaaattctAGGTGAGACTTTTATTATAGTGTGAGCTACTATCCCACTAGAATAGAATCCCAAGTGGCTAAAACACAggttggcacatggtaggtgctcaataaagacaTGTTGAATGGCTGGATGGACAGATGCATGGATGGATaagtgagtgggtgggtggatggatggatgggtggatgggtgagtgggtggatgggtgagtagatggatggatagataggtaaaTAGGTGAGAGGGtgggtggatgagtggatggatggatggatgaatggatgatggaaggatggatggatgagtgggtagATAGATGTATAgctgggtggatggatagatggatgggtaaataggtggatgggtggatagatgggtggatggatggacagatggatggatggagcagAGGGAAGCTCTATATGGCATGAGGAAGACCTAGCAGAGGAGGAGACGTTTGAGCATGCTCCTGAAGGGTGATGAGCAGTTTGCTAGACAGAGGGGAGCAGTCCAGGAACAGAGAGGGACAGAAGGAAGAAGCGTTTGACATGGttgagaaatggagacacagggtCCCTGGGTCACGGGAGTGAGGGCCCCACCATCTCATTCGGTGAGTGGGTCCCAATTCTGCTCTGCACACCGGGGCTGCCCTCCAGGCTGCGGCCTCAGCTCAGGCTCCCAGAGGCCACTGTGTCTCACACTGAAAAGCATTTGTGAACCTGGAGTTATAAAGCAGACCTTTGCCGGCTGCATGAACACCACTTCCCCACTGAGGTTGAAAGATAATTTctctttaattgatttttttttaccactatGAACAGTAatgtaatatgaaaaaaatctacactgcaatttttccatttgtgaaaACCAGAGTTACACCTTGCAGACAATTCCCTCAGAGTGTGGACCCCTCCctccttttatttgtttcatgTCTTTAAATGCAAGaaaacagatatatatatttttcaaaatagctgaaaatttcgTGATTTAGGAAGGGGGCAAAGTATGGAATAATTTCTCACATTACATGGAACACGGTAGGAAGGGCACCGCTGATAGAGATTTCTGTAGAGCCATGGGAAAGCAGTTCTGTTGACACCTCATTCTTCTGTCTATAAGATTCACAAGTGACAAACAGGACATGTTGTTTTAACACCAGACGATGAAGCGCCCCACTTTCCCCTGCTCGCCAGCGAGGACACCGGCAGATTCTTTTCGCAGGTTCTAGTgacgcccctcccccacctcgaGCTCACAGGCCTCGCAGAAACGAGCTTTCCCTTCAGTCCCTGGTTCCAAGCCAGAGAGGGATACGAGCTCCCTGTTCCAATGAGAAACGGTGGCTCTAAATCCATCCCATCAACACTGAGCAGCCACTTGCAGCATCAGCCACGAAGACTGGCTTAGTGTGGGTCCTGAGAGGAGACTGAAACCGCAGCCCGGCTCCCGGCAAATTAACGTCACGAGGCCCACGGCCACCGTCCAGGAGGGCCAAGGCCACAGCTGTCTTGTTCACGGGCAGCATCTTTGCTCCCGCTGAGATTAATGTTAGCCAAGGTCATTAGAGGCTGTCCTCAGCCCGAGCTATCACCTGTGATGTAAACTTGACATTTGGAAGGGCCACGGGGCATGCACCTCGAGGCCTGACCTCTGCCCCGTGGCCTCGACTGCAGCCACCCCTCAGCGGCAGGTGGGTGGACACCCAACTCGCTCTCACCGCACATGTCTTGTGCTCCTTGCAGGTGTAGAGGCTGCAAGTCAAGCGGGGCCTGGCTCCCCCAGCCGTCCACCATGGTGGTGGCACACCCCActgccaccgccaccaccacGCCCACTGCCACCGTCACGGCCACCGTCGTGATGACCACAGCCACCATGGACCTGCGGGACTGGCTTTTCCTCTGCTATGGGCTCATCGCCTTCCTGACGGAGGTCATCGACAGTACCACGTGCCCCTCCGTGTGCCGCTGCGACAACGGCTTCATCTACTGCAACGACCGGGGGCTCACCTCCATCCCCGCCGACATCCCTGACGACGCCACCACCCTCTACCTGCAGAACAACCAGATCAACAATGCCGGCATCCCCCAGGACCTCAAGACCAAGGTCAACGTGCAGGTCATCTACCTATACGAGAATGACCTGGACGAGTTCCCTGTCAACCTGCCCCGCTCCCTGCGGGAGCTGCACCTGCAGGACAACAACGTGCGCACCATCGCCCGGGACTCGCTGGCCCGCATCCCGCTGCTGGAGAAGCTGCACCTGGATGACAACTCCGTGTCCACCGTCAGCATAGAGGAGGACGCCTTCGCCGACAGCAAGCAGCTCAAGCTGCTCTTCCTGAGCAGGAACCACCTGAGCAGCATCCCCTCGGGGCTGCCCCGCACGCTGGAGGAGCTGCGGCTGGATGACAACCGTATCTCCACCATCCCACTGCACGCCTTCAAGGGCCTCAGCAGCCTGCGGCGCCTGGTGCTAGACGGCAACCTGCTGGCCAACCAGCGCATCGCCGACGACACCTTCAGCCGCCTGCAGAACCTGACCGAGCTCTCTCTGGTGCGCAACTCGCTGGCTGCCCCGCCCCTCAACCTGCCCAGCGCCCGCCTGCAGAAGCTCTACCTGCAGGACAACGCCATCAGCCACGTGCCCTACAACACGCTGGCCAAGATGCGTGAGCTGGAGCGCCTGGACCTGTCCAACAACAACCTGACCACGCTGCCCCGCGGCCTGTTCGATGACCTGCAGAACCTGGCCCAGCTGCTGCTCCGGAACAACCCCTGGTTCTGCGGCTGTAACCTCCTGTGGCTGCGGGACTGGGTGAAGGCACGGGCGGCCGTGGTCAACGTGCGAGGCCTCATGTGCCAGGGCCCCGAGAAAGTCCGGGGCATGGCCATCAAGGACATCACCAGCGAGATGGACGAATGTTTCGAGGCGGGGGTGCAGGGCGGAGCGGCCAACGCTGCCGCCAAGACCACGGCCAGTGACCACACCTCTGCCACCACGCCCCAGGGCTCGCTCTTCACCCTCAAGGCTAAGAGGCCGGGGCTGCGCCTCCCTGACTCCAGCCTCGACTACCCCATGGCCACGGGCGATAGTGCCAAGACCCTGGTCATCCATGTGAAGCCCCTGACGGCCGACTCCATCCGCATCACGTGGAAGGCCACGCTCCCCGCCTCCTCCTTCCGGCTCAGCTGGCTGCGCCTGGGCCACAGCCCAGCCGTGGGCTCCATCACGGAGACTCTGGTGCAGGGGGACAAGACAGAGTACCTGCTGACGGCCCTGGAGCCCAAGTCCACCTATATCATCTGCATGGTCACCATGGAGACCGGCAACACCTATGTGGCCGACGAGACGCCTGTGTGTGCCAAGGCGGAGACGGCCGACAGCTACGGCCCCACCACCACACTCAACCAGGAGCAGAACGCCGACCCCATGGCGGGCCTTCCCGTGGCGGGCATCATCGGTGGCGCCGTGGCCCTcgtcttcctcttcctggtcctGGGGGCCATCTGCTGCTACGTGCACCGGGCCAGTGAGCTGCTGACCCGGGAGCGGGCCTACAACCGCGGCACCCGGAAAAAGGACGACTATCTGGAGTCGGGGACCAAGAAGGATAACTCCATCCTGGAAATCCGCGGCCCCGGGCTGCAGATGCTGCCCGTCAACCCTTACCACAGCAAGGACGAGTACGTGCTCCACACCATCTTCCCCTCCAACGGCAGCAGCCTCTGCAAGGGCACGCACACCATCGGCTACGGCGCCACACGGGGCTACCGGGACGGCGGCATCCCTGACATAGACTACTCCTACACATGATGCCAGCACCCGGCTCCTGCCTCCTCCTGGTGTGGCGACTGTGTGGCTTTGACCAGCCTGCTGCCATCTGacagaacaaggaaaagaaattccatgATGACTTTCCCATCAGAAAGCAGAGTTTGGGGAGGGTTGACAATTTCGTAGAacacaacagtgaaaaaaataattttttttaaagaatagaagGCAGGAGGGAGATTTGACATTGATGAAGACATAATTTATACCAAATTATGCCAGGTGGGGaggaaaagactaaaaataatatCGCAGGAAGGGTTGGGTTggggcttttatttttcctgaactgGAAAGATACTACCTGTGCTCCGTCTGTGTATGCCTCATGCTCTGTGCAGGGCCGTCACAAAGGAACCGTTAGAAAAGCAGCCAACACGCGCAGCCCCCATGCAGCTCTCGCTGCCGGCTGCTCACTGGCGACGACACGATGGAAGGTCCTCAGGCTCCTCAcaaaggagaggggaagaaaagatgTTTTGCTGTGGAGATATTGTCCTGGTTCTTTCCATGCCATTTCCCTCACAGATTTGCAGAAATAGCGCGTCTTTCACTGCATTCTTTGAACGACGATGTagctgattaaaaaacaaactttcttTTTCCTATACTGAAGCCCTCCTCAATTCCATGCACCATAGTCCATGGAAGCACCAGGGAAGCTGTGGCTGTTCCAGCGCTTGGAGGTGCATCTATCTACCTGTTTATCTTTATGTCGTGTATCTATCTACAGATGGGTAGATAGAGCCACATATACAGTCCTTACAGTACTTCTTGGGTCAGTTCGTACAATTTCTTGAGACAATAGAGTCACGAAAATGTTGCTTTCTCCTAGAAATCATTGAGTAAGTAGACAAAGTGTgttggggatgggagtggggtgggggataaTGCTGTTCCTAAAGGCGGAGGCGTGTCTGTCCTGGCTGGGTGGCTGGGAGACCCTAGGCAAGGGGTGTTTTCAGTTCAGTCAGTCCTATCTCAGGTTGGCCAGAGCTGGGCCAAGCTCCTTTCTGATACAGAGAAGAGCTTTCTTTGACTTCCAGTGTCCTCACCTCTCTCCCCCTACACCCCCACAAATGCAATCACCTCAGCAGCTACTTCCTGAGCATTTACTCTGTGCAAAGTGCTTCCTCCAGAGACAGGTAATTGgtgcagagactttttttttttttttaatatcagctGATTAGACCTAATGGTTTCCATGGCTGCTCAAACAAAGCCcagaaaaagacatgaaaattctcagaaaagcccTAGGAGACAGCACGTCCCCCAACCCCAGAATGCAGAACACCACACTGTGCCCACCCCTGGGATGCCGCTCTGAAGAGGGAAGACCAGATCTCTCTAAAAATGCCAGCCTCCAAAAGGGTAGTGACTGGAGCCCTCAGAAGAGctaagatcttttttttcctccctctggaaTCAATGTTGCCATCGTTTATCAACTGACAGTGCTGTTTGGTGAGCCATGAGATTAAAAGCATGATGAAATAATGACAGCAAATCTGGAAAGAAGAGAGGAGTGGTGCCTGGGGTTCTGATATCTCCCACATTCCAGCACTCGGGGAACTCGGGTCACCGTCTGTCAAGGTGCCAGTTGTTCTGCGCCCAGGAAGGGCGATGTCAAAGGAGAGACGCTGTTctgagggcagggaggatgagaaGGGGTCCAGCTCCTGGCCGTGGTGTTTTCAGAAGGCCTTGCCTGCTTTGACAAAAgccaaagaaaggaagagaaagatgaacagcagtcacagggctgctgtgacaGGCCCGGGGTCCAGCCATTTGCTGGACCTGAAAAGATGCTGCTGGCCCCTCAGTGAAGAGGCTGGGCTTGAAAGAAATGGACACAACAACTGCGTGAGCGAGGTGGAGAAGAGGCGCGGCTCTCATTGCCAGGCTGGATGGATGGTCTCACCAAGGGGGGAACCCCAATCCCCAGCTCCAGGGAGAGGCCGAGGGTCATGGACACATTTCATTCTAGACTCAagctttttcccttttcccaccTGAAGCATTTTCTCATACAATGAGGTCAGGAGAGAAATGTTTCCAAGGCTGGGACCATGTTCCCAAGGCTGGGACTGTGTAAAGGTCACATCCGTGTAAAGTTCGCCCTCCCTTTGGCACCTCCCAGACACAGGCGCATCCCCCGCGGCCCAGGCAGGAGCAGAGGGGCCTCACTAGCAGCCTCCAGGAGGAGAGGATGCACAAGGGTGTGGGGCACTGGCTGGGGGTCAGAAGTTCAAGGTCTCTGCTGGTTCTGAAATGCAGTTTCCTTCCCAAGGCACCACCCCTGTCTTTGGCCAGTGTTCCAGGAAAATCAGTCCCAGCCTCCCCACTTccaacccccaacccctgctGCCAACATGCTTGGTCCCCTGCTCTCACTCTTcatcctcctttctcttctcccggAGCCAGGCGGGAGGTCAGATCATCCCCTTAGAGGCTAAGAAGGCATTTGGGGAACAGCAGGTGGCCCTATACAGGGAGGGCTACAGGGGAGACCTTGCAGCTCTGAGAGCCTGCCTGTGCCAGCAGCGCCCTCCAGGCCAGGCCTGGGTGATGAACTTTCCTGCCCCGTAGCACAAAGCAGGCCCAGGCCTGCCTGGGCCTGAGGACACATCAGTCTCCTGCTCCCGCCTCTTGTACTAATGGGGCTTGGGCCCCAACTCACACCAGGGGGAAACCTGGCCCTGCCTGCCTTGCCGCAGGCATCCTCCTGCTAGTGTAGGTGCTGAAGATAGTGGAGACTCAGCCCAGCCAGGGCCCGGGGGCCCCCCTCTCATCTTTTCTGCCCTCAGCATCCCAACATCTTTCCAGCATCCTTTCTAAGAACAAGCTTCCAACTGTCTGCTGTCTCACGGCCCCCCAAGCCAGGGATGGGGCCTGAAGCTAGGTCCGCTCTGAAACCCCATCCCTTCCTGGTCCAGCCCCTCTGAGCCAGCCACGCAACATAATGAGAGAGGATGTTCCAGGGCACccagcctcctccaccccctagaagcacgtgaggacacagggctTGGGCCACCACTTCTGTCTAGAACCTCCCTCCTGTGGGCGGCCGACCTGACCCTTGCAGCCTCTAACTAGCCAGAACAACCTCATTGACCTCAGCGTTGATGAGTGTATTTTGTGGCATTTAAGGCAggtttcaagttaaaaaaaaaaaaaatcctgacacTTCTTTGGTTAAGTGGTTTACCCTTTGTGGTAATTAGATGTAGTGATTGGAATCTCTTTTCTATTACATGgcaattttcctttaaatttcccctgaaaaaaaaaaaaaaggaaagaaggcagcaGGGCCAGGCGAGCCATTTGCATTTTGCGAATGAGGCCTCTTGTAAGCTCAGCTCAGGCGTGGGGCCCAACGTATGGAATGCTTAAGAGATTACTAAgaataaaatctattaattagTCATACTCAATTCCGCAGACATGATGTGCATCAAaagcttcttttcttcccttttctccttccctcttcctgcgGCCTCCCACAGAAGCCTCTATCTTCTCTAAATTGGCTCCTGCTTCCTGGACCACCTCCCGTTAACATGGCGGCTGCGTGGCCGACTAGGGGGCCTCTGGGGTTTGGGGGTAGGAGCTGAGTCACCGGCTCCCTCCCACTCTGGGTGACGCTGGCAGGGGAGGTGACAGTGGCTGGGGGACCCAGGCTTCCCCACCCGAAGTCCGAAGCTTACGCCTGCCTGTGCCTCTTCCTTCCTCAATGGGCACTgggcctcctctcccctcccctaggggtccagggaagcccaccagccCCAGCAAGGAGTAGAGTAAGAGAGGTCAGGGAGAGCTTCCAGGGAGATGCAGGGAAAGCAGGTTTTGCGAATCCACAGCGTCTGCCTCTGTTTCGCCTTCTGTAATGTAGGGGTGGGCTGAGGCTGGGTCTAGCTTCACCCAGAAAAGATGGGGGCTCCAGAAGCCCAATGGGGGCTCCCCCACCATCTGCTGACTCTGGAAGGTTCTGGTTGGCCCAAGGCAGGTGACGGAGGCCCAGAGTGACAGGGACAGGACAGGTGAGGGATCCTGGGGAGCTGAGGGAGCTGACTGGGCAACGTGCCTGGGCTGCATCTGAGCATCCCTCCTTCACGCCCTCAGAGCTGTGGAGTAAGAGGAGGACACCGCCACCCCCTCCAATGGCAGCTCAAGTCCCAAAGCCAGCCCACTCCAGAAATCTGCTTCCAGCTGAACGTGCCAGGGAGGACGGGGCTTCTGAGCCTCGCACTTATGAAAAATACAACAAGGAAAATTGGATGCGGCAGACAGGGAGCAACGGAGCTGGGAAGGCAACCAGGAGGGAGCTGGGGCATCCGGAAGGAGGGGCCTCGGGGCGCATGGCAGCCTGAGCCCCAAGGGCCAGACCACACTCTCAGGGCCACGGCTCAGGCGGGGTCAGCTGGGGGTGTCCCCTGCGCCCATGTCCCCCATCACTCAGATCAGTGCAGGTGACAGGCAGCGGATGCCTGGCTCTGGATCTGCGCCAGGGTGAATGCTAACAAGCAATTCACAGCCCTGCACAGGCCTTCGAGAAGGCAGACAGAGGAGGCATCTTTTTTCTTAAGGAGGGATAAAAAGGctcaaaaatgaaaatcattacCGTTTACAAGCAAGCGAGTCTGCTAACTTGATTAGGAGAGATTAAACTCCTGGAGGTGAAGGGAAAGGGGGATTTTTCGCATTTTTTGAACCTGTCCCCAGTGGCCAAAGGCAAAGCAGGGATTTTTCTGGGCCTGGCTGGTGGGGAGCTGGGGTCTCTGAAGGTGGACACCACGCGTGCCCCAGCGCTGGCTCCGGATATGCTGGTTGGACAGAGCCTGGGCTCGAGCTCAGGGTGGGGCGGGTGGGGAAGCAGTTCTGCCTCCATCGAGTGCTGTGCGCAGCCCCTGGGACGAGGTAGGGGGGTTATGTGGCCCACACAGGTCACTCAGAAGCTGCCCTGGCCCGCAGGCAGAgtctctcccctgccctccagaTTCCATCTGCCTTCGGGGTGAAAAGCTAGGGGAAGTGGCCAGGCTAGTCCCTTCGTGAGCAGGACTCTCAAGCCACGAgtccttctgcttcctttctgttCCACGGTGGGTCTGTCTCTGATCCATTCCCTGCAGCCAGTGAAAGGGAAATGGGGCCAATggtaaaaggaaaactgaagtcagGGAAGAGAAATCTGGCCCAGCAAAAAGAATCAGGCAGTGAGCTCTTTGTCACTGGCCGCATTCAAGCACTTGATGGGGAGGTGGCAGACGTTAAGCCAACgcctggttctttgaggagaagATCCTGGTTCCCACTCTCACTTTACCATCCCTGAGGACCCTTTAAGGAAGATATCGAGAGACTGCTCAAAACGACCAGTGTCCCCTGAACATAGCAGGTCAGGGCCATCTCACAGCCAGGCCACCCAGCCCCGTCAAAGAGTCGCTTTTGCCACCAGACAGCCTGCAAAATCCCCATCCTCAGTGTCTAAGAGGCGCCGGGAGAGGAAGTTCAGACACGCGCCGCCCCATCTAGGAGTCTGGACAGGCAGGGAGCGCAGAGGGTGACCCACCACCTGCGCTGGCTCTCTTGGGGCCGTTAGGGGGCCACCTCCCAGGCACTGCCGCTCCCCGTCCCAGGCTGCCTCCTGGCCATCCTCGGTGCCAGGACCCGCGCCCCCCTGAGCTCCCACCACCATCCCACTAGCTGTTCTCCCAACAGCATGCTCACAGCTGCCGGCTTAATACACCCGTCCCAGCCAGTGTGACGGCTGCCTGGGGCACTTTTCACTCTACATTTTTAAGCATTTAccatttcttttgaaatgttcCAAGTAGTTGCCTGAAATATCCACATTCGCTTCTTTAAAAACACTCAGGAAGCTTCCCTTGCCTCTTGATTCTCCCTCCCtttacttcctccctccctttgcattttttttcttttctttttttttggcggtacgcgggcctctcactgttgtggcctctcccgtcgcggagcacaggctccggacgcgcaggctcagcggccatggctcatgggcccagccgctccgcggcatgtgggatcttcccggaccggggcacgaacccgtgtcccctgcatcggcaggcagactctcaaccactgcgccaccaaggaagccctccctTTGCATTTTTAACCCAATGTTTTTCCCTAGTTTCGGAAATTCTATTATCACTGGGGTCAGGCCCATTTTTCTCACATTAATATGATTTCCAGGATTGCCCGAGACCCCGCCCCGCCTCCCACGGTGCAGGGGCAAAGCCCACCTGTCCCCACGTCTCCCCCGGGGACGCCAGGCCCGGGCAGCTCTTCAGCCGCTGGGTGGGTAGCTGCTGCCTTGCTCCCCGCGGGAGAGGCGGGCAGGCCAGGGGCTTCTGACACCACTGCCACTGCCCCTCCCACTGTGCTGAGGGCACAGGGGTCCTGTGGGGGGCTGACCCGGCCCCCACTTCCTGGCAAAGCCAGTCCCTGAGGCACTGTGGCCATCGGAGCCACCACGGTGCCATGGCCCCTGTCCTTCCCACTCCCACCCACGCCACCCCCCACCTGAAGGCCCAAAAGTCCAAGCCCAGAGGGTCCTTGCAGGAACGTCTTTCCTGTCACCGCCCCTAAATCTCTTTTACAGCAGTCAGGGTTGACGGCCGCTCGCTCGGGCAAGATGCCAGGTCCCTGCGCTCCTCCGCGCTGGGTCACTGAGGCCCAACACAGCGCGGGGCACACAGGGGTGTCActcatctcttcctccctcctctcttgtCCCTGGGGCTCAGTGCAAAGGGCCCAGGCGGGTGTGTTGGCAGCGGCCTTCCTCTCATCCTGCACCCACGCCGCTGGCAGCCTGGCCCCAGGAGGGACTCCTTCTCCCTGAAGCATCTCACTCCACCCTCCCTCAGACCCACGATCACCAGCTGTGAGCCTGATGGGGAAATCCAGCCGCTTGGGGAGATCTGGCCGCCAGCCGGGGTGACCCGGTTCCCCCTCTCCGAGCCAAGCCT
Protein-coding regions in this window:
- the FLRT1 gene encoding leucine-rich repeat transmembrane protein FLRT1, with protein sequence MVVAHPTATATTTPTATVTATVVMTTATMDLRDWLFLCYGLIAFLTEVIDSTTCPSVCRCDNGFIYCNDRGLTSIPADIPDDATTLYLQNNQINNAGIPQDLKTKVNVQVIYLYENDLDEFPVNLPRSLRELHLQDNNVRTIARDSLARIPLLEKLHLDDNSVSTVSIEEDAFADSKQLKLLFLSRNHLSSIPSGLPRTLEELRLDDNRISTIPLHAFKGLSSLRRLVLDGNLLANQRIADDTFSRLQNLTELSLVRNSLAAPPLNLPSARLQKLYLQDNAISHVPYNTLAKMRELERLDLSNNNLTTLPRGLFDDLQNLAQLLLRNNPWFCGCNLLWLRDWVKARAAVVNVRGLMCQGPEKVRGMAIKDITSEMDECFEAGVQGGAANAAAKTTASDHTSATTPQGSLFTLKAKRPGLRLPDSSLDYPMATGDSAKTLVIHVKPLTADSIRITWKATLPASSFRLSWLRLGHSPAVGSITETLVQGDKTEYLLTALEPKSTYIICMVTMETGNTYVADETPVCAKAETADSYGPTTTLNQEQNADPMAGLPVAGIIGGAVALVFLFLVLGAICCYVHRASELLTRERAYNRGTRKKDDYLESGTKKDNSILEIRGPGLQMLPVNPYHSKDEYVLHTIFPSNGSSLCKGTHTIGYGATRGYRDGGIPDIDYSYT